In Streptomyces sp. P9-A4, the genomic window GGAGCGTGCTGGAACTGCTGCACGAGGAACTCTCGGGAAATGCGCGGGCACAGGATACGGAACACAACGGGGGGAATTGATGTTTGCAGCCCTGAGTGAACACGACATCGCTCCCCGCACGGCCGCAGCGCGAGGCGGTACGGTGGGGCGTGAAGGATGCGGCTACGCGGTCCGAGGAGGGAGCCACCGATGATTCTGCTCCGTCGCCTGTTGGGTGACGTGCTGCGTCGGCAGCGCCAGCGCCAAGGCCGTACTCTGCGCGAAGTCTCCTCGTCCGCCCGAGTCTCGCTCGGCTATCTCTCCGAGGTGGAGCGGGGGCAGAAGGAGGCATCCTCCGAGCTGCTCTCCGCGATCTGCGACGCGCTGGACGTACGGATGTCCGAGCTCATGCGTGAAGTGAGCGACGAGCTGTCACTGGCCGAACTGGCCGAGTCGGCAGCGGTGAGCGAACCGGTGCCGGCGCCGGTCCGCCCGATGCTCAATTCGGTGTCGGTGACGTCGGTGGCAGGTGTGCCCACCGGGCGGGTGACCATCAAGGCGCCCGCGGAAGCGGTGGACGTCGTCGCTGCCTGACCGAAGTGGGGCGAAGCCCCGGTCGGTGCCCTTCATGGGGTGCTGACCGGGGCTTCTCTCGTTTTTGTTCGATATGTGCCCGACTGCCTGAGATGCCGGGTTCCGGTGTGCCGTGCCAAGGTGGAGGACGTACGGCTGGACCGCGTGCGCCGGGTTTGCCTCCCGTGCGCCCTCCCGCAGGGTGATCCTGCCGGTCTAGCGTCGACCGCAGGAGGCGGCCATGGTACGGCGACGGGTTCCGCCGGCGACGCTCGCGCTGTTCGCGATCGCGCTGGTGGCCGGGGGGCTCTGGTGGTGGGCCGTGCTGCGCCTGTTGCTCGTACCGGGGGAGAGCGGGCCGGTCGAGGGGGCGGTGGCCGCGGGCGGCTGGGGGCTGAGTCTGCTGCCGGTGCATGTGGCGGCTTCCACGGGGAGGGCGCGAGGGCGGGCCGGGGGGTGCGCGGGTGTGACGGGTGGCGGGTCCGTCGCCGGAGCGCCGGGGCGCGCGCTGGGCGGCGGTCAGGTCACCAGGGCATCGCGACGCCGCCGTTGGGGCGGAGGATCTGGCCGGTCGTGAACGCGGACGCGTCGGAGGCCAGGTGCAGGACCGCGTGCGCGATGTCCTCGGCCTCCCCGACCCGCCCCAGCGGTGAGTGACGGATCATGGCGGCCTCCGCCTGCTCCTGGGCGGCCGGCTCGTGCCGGTCGGTCATCGGGGTGCGGATCCAGCCCGGGGCGACGGCGTTGGCCCGGATTCCGTGCCGGCCGACCTCCACCGCGAGGGTCTTCGTCAGCTGTACGACCGCCGCCTTGGTGACGCTGTAGCAGAGCAGGCCGGGGCTCGCGGTGTCCATCGCGCCCGAGGCCATCGTGACGATCGAGCCGGGGACGCCCGCGTCGATCATCGAGCGGGCCGCCTCCTGGCACGCGTGGAGGACGCCCTTGAAGTTCACGGCGAGGACGCGGTCCAGGTCCTCTTCGCGGGTCTCCAGGACGGAGCTCGTGTGCATGATCCCGGCGATGGCGGCCATGACGTGGAGCGGGCCCGCGGCGCGGACGGCCGCCGCGAGCGCGGGGCGGTCGGTGACGTCCAGGAGGTGGGTGTGCGCGGTGCCGCCCTGCCCGGCGATGAGGGCCGCGGTCTCCTTGAGGCCGTCCTCGTCGCGGTCGGCGCAGTGGACGGTGGCACCGGCCCGGGAGAGGAGGGCCGCGGTGGCACGGCCGATGCCGCTCGCGGCGCCGGTGACGAACGCGGTGCGGCCGGTGAGGTCGTATGCCGGAAGAGTCGTCGTCATGTCCGGACCGTACGACCGGATCTGACGGATCGTCAATTGTTGTGGGGGTTTCCGTCGGGGCCCCGCTGGCAGCCGGGGCACCAGTACGTGACCCGGTCGCCGAGCTCCGCCTTGCGGATCGGGGCGCCGCAGCGCAGGCAGGGCCGGCCCTCGCGGCCGTAGACATGGAGCGGGGTGCCGGTGCGCCGGGTGGTCGTGGTGCGCCGGTCCGGCCGGTCCTTGTTCGCGTCCAGCAGGCGGTGGGCGGTCGCGACCAGCCGGGCGGGGACGCCGGGGCCCAGCTCCCCGAACGGGAGCCAGGGGGTGACGCCGGCGAGGAAGGCCAGCTC contains:
- a CDS encoding SDR family NAD(P)-dependent oxidoreductase — protein: MTTTLPAYDLTGRTAFVTGAASGIGRATAALLSRAGATVHCADRDEDGLKETAALIAGQGGTAHTHLLDVTDRPALAAAVRAAGPLHVMAAIAGIMHTSSVLETREEDLDRVLAVNFKGVLHACQEAARSMIDAGVPGSIVTMASGAMDTASPGLLCYSVTKAAVVQLTKTLAVEVGRHGIRANAVAPGWIRTPMTDRHEPAAQEQAEAAMIRHSPLGRVGEAEDIAHAVLHLASDASAFTTGQILRPNGGVAMPW
- a CDS encoding helix-turn-helix domain-containing protein, whose product is MILLRRLLGDVLRRQRQRQGRTLREVSSSARVSLGYLSEVERGQKEASSELLSAICDALDVRMSELMREVSDELSLAELAESAAVSEPVPAPVRPMLNSVSVTSVAGVPTGRVTIKAPAEAVDVVAA